A single genomic interval of Musa acuminata AAA Group cultivar baxijiao chromosome BXJ3-4, Cavendish_Baxijiao_AAA, whole genome shotgun sequence harbors:
- the LOC135634832 gene encoding sphinganine C4-monooxygenase 1-like isoform X2 codes for MDRFLSSDEILATVVPVVVYWAYSGVYVMLGSVDRYRLHSRKDEDVKNLVSKRDVVKGVILQQLVQISGDVHGAGGANGGSTSWLVLARQFVVGMFVLDTWQYFWHRFMHRNRFLYRHIHSWHHRLVVPYSFGSQYNHPVEGLLLDTCGGALAFVVSGMSPRTSIFFFSFSAIKGIDDHCGLWLPGNILHLCFWNNTAYHDVHHQFYGNRYNFSQPFFITWDKICGTHMPYKLEKKPGGGLQARPAMPYTRSKSSVR; via the exons ATGGACCGCTTCCTTTCTTCCGACGAGATATTGGCCACTGTAGTGCCCGTCGTGGTTTACTGGGCGTACTCCGGGGTGTATGTGATGCTCGGCTCCGTCGACAGGTACCGCTTGCACTCGAGAAAGGATGAGGACGTCAAGAACTTGGTCTCCAAGCGCGACGTCGTCAAAGGGGTTATTCTGCAGCAGCTCGTGCAG ATCAGCGGAGATGTTCACGGTGCGGGCGGCGCTAACGGTGGCTCCACTTCATGGCTTGTGCTCGCGAGGCAGTTCGTCGTCGGCATGTTCGTCCTCGACACATGGCAGTACTTCTGGCATCGGTTCATGCACCGCAATAGGTTCCTGTACCGCCACATCCATTCATGGCACCACCGCCTCGTCGTGCCCTACTCCTTCGGAAGCCAGTACAACCACCCAGTGGAGGGCTTGCTCCTGGACACCTGCGGCGGCGCGCTGGCGTTCGTCGTCTCCGGCATGTCGCCGAGAacctccatcttcttcttctccttcagcGCCATCAAGGGCATAGACGACCACTGCGGGCTGTGGCTCCCCGGGAACATCCTGCACCTGTGCTTTTGGAACAACACGGCGTACCACGACGTCCACCATCAGTTCTACGGCAACAGGTACAACTTCTCGCAGCCGTTCTTCATCACATGGGACAAGATCTGCGGAACTCACATGCCTTACAAGCTGGAGAAGAAGCCCGGCGGTGGTCTCCAAGCCCGGCCGGCGATGCCTTACACGAGATCGAAGAGTTCAGTGCGATAA
- the LOC135634832 gene encoding sphinganine C4-monooxygenase 1-like isoform X1: MDRFLSSDEILATVVPVVVYWAYSGVYVMLGSVDRYRLHSRKDEDVKNLVSKRDVVKGVILQQLVQVAVAVLAFKISGDVHGAGGANGGSTSWLVLARQFVVGMFVLDTWQYFWHRFMHRNRFLYRHIHSWHHRLVVPYSFGSQYNHPVEGLLLDTCGGALAFVVSGMSPRTSIFFFSFSAIKGIDDHCGLWLPGNILHLCFWNNTAYHDVHHQFYGNRYNFSQPFFITWDKICGTHMPYKLEKKPGGGLQARPAMPYTRSKSSVR, translated from the exons ATGGACCGCTTCCTTTCTTCCGACGAGATATTGGCCACTGTAGTGCCCGTCGTGGTTTACTGGGCGTACTCCGGGGTGTATGTGATGCTCGGCTCCGTCGACAGGTACCGCTTGCACTCGAGAAAGGATGAGGACGTCAAGAACTTGGTCTCCAAGCGCGACGTCGTCAAAGGGGTTATTCTGCAGCAGCTCGTGCAGGTTGCTGTCGCAGTCCTCGCCTTTAAG ATCAGCGGAGATGTTCACGGTGCGGGCGGCGCTAACGGTGGCTCCACTTCATGGCTTGTGCTCGCGAGGCAGTTCGTCGTCGGCATGTTCGTCCTCGACACATGGCAGTACTTCTGGCATCGGTTCATGCACCGCAATAGGTTCCTGTACCGCCACATCCATTCATGGCACCACCGCCTCGTCGTGCCCTACTCCTTCGGAAGCCAGTACAACCACCCAGTGGAGGGCTTGCTCCTGGACACCTGCGGCGGCGCGCTGGCGTTCGTCGTCTCCGGCATGTCGCCGAGAacctccatcttcttcttctccttcagcGCCATCAAGGGCATAGACGACCACTGCGGGCTGTGGCTCCCCGGGAACATCCTGCACCTGTGCTTTTGGAACAACACGGCGTACCACGACGTCCACCATCAGTTCTACGGCAACAGGTACAACTTCTCGCAGCCGTTCTTCATCACATGGGACAAGATCTGCGGAACTCACATGCCTTACAAGCTGGAGAAGAAGCCCGGCGGTGGTCTCCAAGCCCGGCCGGCGATGCCTTACACGAGATCGAAGAGTTCAGTGCGATAA
- the LOC103983459 gene encoding transcription factor ILI3-like: MSSRRSRITGKEINELASKLRSLLPESRRRNMSRVSASKLLKETCSYIKSLHREVDDLSSRLSDLMSTMETDSPQAEIIRSILGS; this comes from the exons ATGTCGAGCCGCAGATCGAGGATCACCGGCAAGGAGATCAATGAGCTCGCCTCTAAGCTGCGGTCTCTGCTCCCGGAGTCTCGCCGCAGGAACATGAGCCGG GTGTCGGCGTCCAAGTTGCTGAAGGAGACATGCAGCTACATCAAGAGCTTGCACCGCGAGGTGGACGACCTCAGTAGCCGCCTCTCCGACCTGATGTCGACGATGGAGACCGACAGCCCTCAGGCCGAGATCATTAGGAGCATCCTCGGCTCCTAA